One segment of Sphingomonas qomolangmaensis DNA contains the following:
- a CDS encoding arginine N-succinyltransferase: MSFRIRAASDSDLQPLYEMAKLTGGGFTNLPPDKPALKAKLDRSHAAFARDDDALRDDLFVLVLENVETGDVRGTCQIFTKVGEHWPFYSYRLGTISKHSQELNRTFRSETLSLVNDLEGASEVGGLFLHPGERAGGLGMLLARSRYLFIAAHRARFADRTLAELRGIIDEAGGSPFWDGVAGRFFGMSFQQADEFNATHGNQFIADLMPKHPIYIAMLSESARATIGLPHPKGRAAMRMLENEGFQYEGYVDIFDGGPTMTAKTDQIRSVRDAVATTVGGIADDGDQALIATGKLAGFRAAYGRVARDRDATLIDAEAAQALGIGTGDPIRYVAR; encoded by the coding sequence ATGAGCTTCCGCATCCGCGCCGCAAGCGACAGCGACCTCCAGCCGCTCTATGAAATGGCCAAGCTGACCGGCGGCGGCTTCACCAATCTGCCCCCCGACAAGCCCGCGCTAAAGGCCAAGCTCGACCGCAGCCACGCCGCTTTCGCGCGCGATGACGACGCATTGCGCGACGACCTGTTCGTGCTGGTGCTCGAAAATGTCGAAACCGGCGACGTGCGCGGCACCTGCCAGATCTTCACCAAGGTCGGCGAACATTGGCCCTTCTACAGCTATCGGCTGGGCACGATCAGCAAGCACAGCCAGGAGCTCAACCGTACCTTCCGATCGGAAACGCTGAGCCTGGTCAACGACCTGGAAGGCGCGAGCGAGGTCGGCGGGCTGTTCCTCCACCCCGGCGAACGCGCCGGCGGCCTCGGCATGCTGCTCGCGCGCAGCCGCTATCTGTTCATCGCCGCGCACCGCGCGCGCTTCGCCGACCGCACGCTCGCCGAGCTTCGCGGGATCATCGACGAGGCCGGCGGGTCGCCCTTCTGGGACGGGGTGGCGGGCCGCTTCTTCGGCATGAGCTTCCAGCAGGCCGACGAATTCAACGCGACCCACGGCAACCAGTTCATCGCCGACCTGATGCCCAAGCATCCCATCTATATCGCGATGCTGAGCGAAAGCGCGCGCGCGACGATCGGGCTGCCGCATCCGAAGGGGCGCGCGGCGATGCGGATGCTCGAAAATGAAGGCTTCCAGTATGAAGGCTATGTCGACATTTTCGACGGCGGCCCGACAATGACCGCCAAGACCGACCAGATCCGCAGCGTCCGCGACGCGGTCGCGACGACGGTCGGCGGGATCGCCGACGATGGCGACCAGGCGCTGATCGCGACCGGGAAGCTGGCGGGCTTCCGCGCCGCCTATGGCCGGGTAGCGCGCGACCGTGATGCCACGCTGATCGACGCCGAGGCGGCCCAAGCCCTGGGGATCGGCACCGGCGACCCCATCCGATATGTAGCGCGATAG
- a CDS encoding hydrolase: MNTLSPAERAAVDHVHTEPMREQVERWVAINSGTRNLAGVAAMGAVLADAFAALPGDLAMVAAAPVEQIDPAGALVSLDHAPHLHLTVRADAPVQMLFTGHMDTVYPVDHPFQAMRVLPDGAWNGPGAADMKGGLAVMLAALKAVEASPLALRIGYAVVIGSDEETGSFSSAALLAKAARGKVAALTYEPALADGTLAGARGGTGNFSLIVTGRSAHAGRNPDDGRNAVLAAADLALRLVRARRAGLSVNPARIEGGGPNNVVPDHAILRVNFRPADAAAIADAQKALDVAIAEVALEHDVRIALHGSFNRPPKPIDPAAEALFGLVKQAGADLGIPIAWRATGGVCDGNNIAACGVPVVDTMGVRGGAIHSPDEFMLPESLAERAALSAVTILRIAERGRA, encoded by the coding sequence ATGAACACCCTTTCCCCCGCCGAACGCGCCGCGGTCGATCACGTCCATACCGAGCCGATGCGCGAGCAGGTCGAACGCTGGGTCGCGATCAACTCGGGCACGCGCAACCTTGCCGGCGTTGCCGCGATGGGCGCGGTGCTCGCCGATGCCTTTGCGGCGCTGCCCGGCGACCTCGCGATGGTCGCCGCCGCCCCGGTCGAACAGATCGACCCCGCGGGGGCGCTGGTCTCGCTCGACCACGCGCCGCACCTTCACCTAACCGTCCGCGCCGATGCGCCGGTGCAGATGCTTTTCACTGGGCACATGGACACCGTCTATCCGGTCGATCACCCGTTCCAGGCGATGCGCGTGTTGCCCGACGGCGCTTGGAACGGCCCCGGCGCTGCCGACATGAAAGGTGGGCTGGCGGTGATGCTGGCAGCGCTCAAGGCGGTCGAGGCGAGCCCGCTCGCGCTGCGGATCGGCTATGCGGTAGTGATCGGCTCGGACGAGGAAACCGGCTCTTTCTCCTCCGCCGCGCTGCTGGCAAAGGCGGCACGAGGCAAGGTCGCGGCGCTGACCTACGAACCTGCGCTGGCCGACGGCACGCTGGCGGGCGCGCGCGGCGGCACGGGCAATTTCTCGCTCATCGTCACCGGTCGCTCGGCGCATGCCGGTCGCAACCCCGATGACGGTCGCAACGCCGTCCTCGCCGCCGCCGACCTCGCGCTGCGGCTGGTCCGCGCGCGTCGCGCCGGGCTGTCGGTGAACCCCGCACGGATCGAGGGCGGCGGGCCGAACAACGTCGTCCCCGACCATGCGATCCTGCGCGTCAACTTCCGCCCAGCCGACGCTGCCGCGATCGCCGACGCGCAAAAGGCGCTCGACGTCGCGATCGCCGAAGTCGCGCTCGAACACGATGTCCGCATCGCGCTCCATGGCAGCTTCAATCGCCCGCCCAAGCCGATCGACCCGGCCGCCGAGGCATTGTTCGGGCTGGTCAAGCAGGCCGGCGCCGATCTCGGCATCCCGATCGCCTGGCGCGCCACCGGCGGGGTGTGCGATGGGAACAACATCGCGGCGTGCGGCGTCCCCGTCGTCGATACGATGGGGGTACGCGGCGGCGCGATCCATTCGCCCGACGAGTTCATGCTGCCCGAAAGTCTGGCCGAACGCGCCGCGCTCTCGGCGGTCACGATCCTGCGCATCGCCGAGCGAGGCCGGGCATGA
- a CDS encoding DUF481 domain-containing protein — translation MSQGLPLIAIALLVSPDDPVLKAPGDQIPVEVKAMLDAAIASGNEGEVNTLVKYVQQVKMPSSDRVARLAQAWKNDRAASAQKRMQEADFLALVKGRVELGGFTTSGNTSNSGVTGRVEVKREGLNWRHKLLLQADYQESFGLTSRERYVASYEPNYKVDDRLYVYGATQYESDRFLGYINRYSASSGAGYSAIRRTGMRLDLELGPAYRYTDYTDDTSESNVAARGSLAFEWKVSPRIELRQNASAYLQSANSTISSNTALNAKVLGPLSAQLSYIVQYESMPPVGRVETDTTSRASLVYEF, via the coding sequence GTGTCCCAAGGCCTTCCCCTCATCGCGATCGCATTGCTCGTCAGCCCCGACGATCCGGTGCTCAAAGCGCCCGGCGACCAGATCCCCGTCGAGGTGAAGGCGATGCTCGACGCGGCGATCGCCTCGGGCAACGAGGGCGAGGTCAACACGCTCGTCAAATATGTCCAGCAGGTGAAGATGCCCTCGTCCGATCGCGTCGCGCGGCTGGCGCAGGCGTGGAAGAACGATCGCGCCGCCAGCGCGCAAAAGCGGATGCAGGAGGCCGATTTCCTCGCCTTGGTGAAGGGTCGCGTCGAACTCGGCGGCTTCACCACCAGCGGCAACACCAGCAACTCGGGCGTGACGGGCCGGGTGGAAGTGAAGCGCGAGGGGCTGAACTGGCGGCACAAACTGCTGCTGCAGGCCGATTATCAGGAGAGCTTCGGCCTCACCAGCCGCGAACGCTACGTCGCGTCGTACGAGCCGAACTACAAGGTCGACGACCGGCTCTACGTCTACGGCGCCACTCAATATGAGAGCGACCGGTTCCTCGGCTATATCAACCGCTATTCGGCGTCGAGCGGCGCGGGCTACAGCGCGATCCGCCGCACCGGGATGCGGCTCGATCTCGAGCTCGGACCCGCCTATCGCTACACCGACTATACCGACGACACGAGCGAGAGCAATGTGGCCGCGCGCGGATCGCTGGCGTTCGAATGGAAGGTGTCGCCGCGGATCGAGCTGCGCCAGAACGCCTCGGCCTATCTGCAGAGCGCGAACAGCACGATTTCGAGCAACACCGCGCTCAACGCCAAGGTGCTCGGCCCGCTGTCGGCGCAGCTTTCGTACATCGTCCAATATGAAAGCATGCCGCCGGTGGGCCGCGTCGAAACCGACACCACCAGCCGCGCCTCGCTAGTGTACGAGTTCTGA
- a CDS encoding SDR family NAD(P)-dependent oxidoreductase, whose translation MTDKPLSGRLALVTGASRGIGAATALALADAGAHVVLTARTTGGLEEIEDKIYAAGGRATIAPMDLTQTDSVVRLAGAIHERWQKLDILVLNAAMLGSLSAVPAIDMKEWSKVFTLNVTAQAALLASFDGLLRASDGARVIGMTSSVGRTPRAYWGAYGASKAAFETLLGSYGEEVRNITQIRTAILDPGATRTKMRERAYPGEDPGSVKPPETVAARILQLAIDGFETNHAERVG comes from the coding sequence ATGACCGACAAGCCCCTTTCCGGCCGGCTGGCGCTCGTCACCGGTGCCAGCCGCGGCATCGGTGCCGCCACCGCGCTCGCGCTCGCCGATGCCGGCGCGCACGTCGTGCTGACCGCCCGCACCACCGGCGGGCTCGAGGAGATCGAGGACAAGATCTACGCCGCGGGTGGCAGAGCGACGATCGCGCCGATGGACCTCACCCAGACCGACAGCGTCGTTCGGCTGGCAGGCGCGATCCACGAACGCTGGCAGAAGCTCGACATCCTGGTGCTCAACGCCGCGATGCTCGGCTCGCTCAGCGCGGTCCCGGCGATCGACATGAAGGAATGGTCGAAGGTCTTCACCCTCAACGTCACCGCGCAGGCAGCCCTGCTCGCCTCGTTCGACGGCTTGCTGCGTGCATCGGACGGCGCACGGGTGATCGGGATGACTTCGAGCGTCGGCCGGACGCCGCGTGCCTATTGGGGCGCCTATGGCGCGTCGAAGGCGGCGTTCGAGACGCTGCTGGGGAGCTATGGCGAGGAAGTGCGCAACATCACCCAAATCCGCACCGCGATCCTCGATCCCGGCGCGACCCGCACCAAGATGCGCGAACGCGCCTATCCGGGTGAGGACCCTGGGAGCGTGAAGCCCCCCGAAACGGTAGCGGCACGGATCCTGCAGCTGGCGATCGACGGGTTCGAGACCAACCATGCCGAGCGGGTCGGCTAG
- a CDS encoding histone deacetylase family protein, whose amino-acid sequence MIAIVHHPDYVAPAPTRSAYQWNKNGLVRDLLARSGAAIDWHLPEPMPRAWLDAMHDPDYVAEVLGARVPAAKERRIGFAVTPVVATRAQAVPGGTYLAARLAIERGFAANTAGGSHHALSETGAGFCVFNDLAVAANRLIEEGRVHRVLIVDCDVHQGDGTAALTAGRTDIATYSIHAEKNFPVRKARSTLDVPLADGVGDDAYLETLAVTLVPLLDWFAPDLILYQAGVDPFEGDRLGRLALTHEGLGRREAWIAGLAASRGLPLASALGGGYGHDAMEVAARHVASILALGRGYVANSPSRLREGLGEGMAR is encoded by the coding sequence GTGATCGCGATTGTCCACCACCCCGACTATGTCGCGCCGGCGCCCACGCGCAGCGCCTATCAATGGAACAAGAACGGGCTGGTGCGCGACCTGCTGGCCCGAAGCGGCGCGGCGATCGATTGGCATCTGCCCGAGCCGATGCCGCGCGCCTGGCTCGATGCGATGCACGACCCCGATTATGTCGCCGAAGTGCTTGGCGCGAGGGTACCCGCGGCCAAGGAACGGCGGATCGGCTTTGCGGTGACCCCGGTGGTGGCGACGCGTGCGCAGGCGGTGCCGGGGGGCACCTATCTGGCGGCACGGCTGGCGATCGAGCGCGGGTTCGCCGCCAACACCGCGGGTGGCAGCCATCACGCGCTGAGCGAGACCGGGGCGGGGTTCTGCGTGTTCAACGATCTGGCGGTGGCGGCGAACCGGCTGATCGAGGAGGGCCGCGTGCACCGCGTGCTGATCGTCGATTGCGACGTCCACCAGGGCGACGGCACCGCCGCGCTCACCGCAGGGCGCACCGACATCGCGACCTATTCGATCCATGCCGAAAAGAACTTCCCGGTGCGCAAGGCGCGTTCGACGCTCGACGTGCCGCTGGCCGATGGCGTGGGCGATGACGCGTATCTCGAGACGCTCGCGGTGACGTTGGTCCCGCTGCTCGACTGGTTCGCGCCCGATCTGATCCTGTACCAGGCGGGGGTCGACCCCTTCGAGGGCGACCGGCTGGGGCGGCTAGCGCTGACGCATGAGGGACTGGGGCGGCGCGAGGCGTGGATCGCCGGGCTGGCAGCGTCGCGCGGGCTGCCGCTGGCGAGCGCGCTGGGGGGCGGATACGGGCATGACGCGATGGAAGTGGCGGCACGGCACGTGGCCTCGATCCTGGCGCTGGGCAGGGGGTACGTCGCCAATTCCCCCTCCCGCTTGCGGGAGGGGTTAGGGGAGGGCATGGCACGCTGA
- a CDS encoding VOC family protein, with protein MFSHVMLGTDDIDASKAFYDAALGALGVKPGRSDDKGRVIYMQPTGLFLLGKPIDGEPACHANGGTVGFAAPSTEAVDAWHAAGVAAGGTPIEDAPGFRSNAFGKLYLAYLRDPAGNKVCALYRPAA; from the coding sequence ATGTTCAGCCATGTGATGCTCGGCACCGACGATATCGACGCGTCGAAGGCGTTCTACGATGCCGCGCTCGGCGCGCTCGGGGTCAAGCCCGGGCGCAGCGACGACAAGGGGCGCGTGATCTACATGCAGCCGACCGGGCTGTTCCTGCTGGGCAAGCCGATCGACGGCGAGCCCGCCTGCCATGCCAATGGCGGGACGGTCGGCTTCGCCGCGCCGTCGACCGAAGCGGTCGATGCCTGGCACGCGGCGGGGGTGGCGGCGGGCGGTACCCCGATCGAGGATGCGCCGGGCTTCCGGTCGAACGCGTTCGGCAAGCTGTACCTCGCCTATCTGCGCGATCCGGCGGGCAACAAGGTCTGCGCTTTGTATCGTCCGGCGGCGTGA
- the fghA gene encoding S-formylglutathione hydrolase, with protein sequence MSIETISTNTAFGGTQGVYRHASSATGTDMTFSVYVPPHAEGAKLPVVWYLSGLTCTHANVTDKGGFRAACAEHGVIFVAPDTSPRGDDVPDDEGYDFGKGAGFYVDATQAPWAANFRMRSYVEDELAALIAAQFPMADMARQAITGHSMGGHGALTIGLRNPARFASISAFAPIASPLACGWGEKALGGYLGPDKAAWRAYDACALIADGARVDALLVDQGDADQFLVEQLKPELLREACAAAGIDLTLRMQPGYDHSYYFIETFMADHIAWHAERLKR encoded by the coding sequence GTGAGCATCGAGACGATTTCGACCAACACGGCGTTCGGCGGCACGCAGGGCGTGTACCGCCACGCTTCTTCGGCGACGGGCACCGACATGACCTTCTCGGTCTATGTGCCCCCGCATGCCGAGGGCGCGAAGCTGCCGGTGGTCTGGTACCTGTCGGGGCTGACCTGCACCCATGCGAATGTCACTGACAAGGGCGGGTTTCGCGCCGCCTGCGCCGAGCATGGCGTGATCTTCGTCGCGCCCGATACCTCGCCGCGCGGTGACGACGTTCCCGACGACGAGGGCTATGATTTCGGCAAGGGCGCGGGCTTCTATGTCGATGCGACGCAGGCGCCCTGGGCGGCCAATTTCCGGATGCGCAGCTATGTCGAGGACGAGCTGGCCGCGTTGATCGCGGCGCAGTTTCCGATGGCCGATATGGCGCGGCAGGCGATCACCGGGCATTCGATGGGCGGGCATGGCGCGCTGACGATCGGGCTTCGCAACCCCGCGCGGTTCGCCAGCATCTCGGCATTCGCGCCGATCGCCTCGCCGCTGGCCTGCGGCTGGGGCGAGAAGGCGCTGGGAGGGTATCTCGGCCCCGACAAGGCGGCGTGGCGTGCATATGACGCGTGCGCGCTGATCGCCGATGGCGCGCGGGTCGATGCATTGCTGGTCGATCAAGGCGATGCCGACCAGTTTCTGGTCGAACAGCTCAAGCCCGAACTGCTGCGCGAGGCCTGCGCCGCGGCGGGGATCGACCTGACGCTGCGGATGCAGCCTGGGTACGACCATAGCTATTACTTCATCGAGACCTTCATGGCCGACCACATCGCGTGGCACGCCGAGCGGCTGAAGCGCTGA
- a CDS encoding cryptochrome/photolyase family protein has product MTNLLWLRQDLRLHDQPALVAAAHEGAVIPVYILDDDAPGQWRMGGAQRWWLHHALDTFGKALADKGSRLILRRGDAVAELGKLLDETGAERIHAIHHYEAWWVKAEQQLGDRLCLYDGNHLARIEDVTTGSGGLFKIYSSFWKALSQRLPPSEALAMPRKIAAPDAWPKSEKLADWKLLPTDPDWSTGFADWIPGEDAARAAVKRFAAHVEAYDEARNLPSVEGSSRLSPHLHFGEISPRDAWHLAGGGAEAITFRKELAWRDFTSGVILERPDYGRANGRPKFDDMPWRSSPADLRAWQRGRTGYPIVDAGMRQLWATGWMHNRVRMITASFLIKHLLIDWREGERWFWDTLVDADYGNNAVNWQWVAGTGIDSNMFGRIMAPLVQSEKFDAGDYIRQWVPELAQIRGPAIHDPDEYGCRPKDYPAKIIGHREARERALSAVKQVQ; this is encoded by the coding sequence GTGACTAACCTTCTCTGGCTCCGCCAGGACCTTCGCCTCCACGACCAGCCCGCCCTCGTCGCCGCGGCGCACGAAGGCGCGGTCATCCCCGTCTACATCCTCGACGACGACGCGCCGGGCCAATGGCGGATGGGCGGGGCGCAGCGTTGGTGGTTGCACCACGCGCTCGATACGTTCGGCAAGGCGCTCGCCGACAAGGGATCGCGGCTGATCCTGCGGCGCGGCGACGCGGTGGCCGAACTCGGCAAGTTGCTCGACGAAACCGGCGCCGAGCGCATCCACGCGATCCATCATTACGAAGCCTGGTGGGTCAAGGCCGAGCAGCAGCTGGGCGACCGGCTATGCCTGTACGACGGCAACCATCTCGCGCGGATCGAGGACGTGACCACCGGATCGGGTGGGTTGTTCAAAATCTATTCGTCGTTCTGGAAGGCGCTGTCGCAGCGACTGCCCCCCTCCGAGGCACTGGCGATGCCGCGCAAGATCGCGGCGCCCGATGCCTGGCCGAAGAGCGAGAAGCTCGCCGACTGGAAGCTGCTGCCGACCGATCCCGACTGGTCGACGGGCTTCGCCGACTGGATCCCGGGCGAGGATGCCGCACGCGCGGCGGTCAAGCGCTTCGCCGCGCATGTCGAAGCCTATGACGAGGCGCGCAACCTGCCGTCGGTCGAGGGCAGCTCGCGCTTGTCACCGCATCTCCACTTCGGCGAGATCTCGCCGCGCGACGCCTGGCACCTGGCGGGCGGCGGGGCCGAGGCCATCACCTTTCGCAAGGAACTGGCGTGGCGCGACTTCACCAGCGGGGTAATCCTGGAGCGGCCCGATTACGGCAGGGCGAACGGCCGCCCCAAGTTCGACGACATGCCCTGGCGTAGCTCGCCCGCGGACCTGCGCGCATGGCAGCGCGGGCGGACGGGCTATCCGATCGTCGATGCCGGGATGCGCCAGCTCTGGGCGACCGGCTGGATGCACAATCGCGTCCGGATGATCACCGCCAGCTTCCTGATCAAGCATCTGCTGATCGACTGGCGCGAGGGCGAGCGCTGGTTCTGGGATACGCTGGTCGATGCCGATTACGGCAACAACGCGGTCAACTGGCAGTGGGTGGCGGGCACCGGGATCGATTCGAACATGTTCGGGCGGATCATGGCGCCGCTCGTCCAGTCGGAGAAGTTCGATGCCGGCGACTATATCCGGCAATGGGTGCCCGAACTGGCGCAGATCCGCGGCCCCGCGATCCACGACCCCGACGAATATGGCTGCCGCCCAAAGGACTATCCGGCCAAGATTATCGGCCACCGCGAGGCACGCGAACGCGCGCTATCGGCGGTCAAGCAGGTCCAATAA
- a CDS encoding N-succinylarginine dihydrolase, producing the protein MLREINFDGIIGPSHNYAGLSHGNLAATRNAGGTSAPKAAALQGLAKMRANLALGLVQGILLPHRRPDHGWLATLATDYASAPAHLQAQALSASAMWAANAATVSPAPDTADGRCYLTVANLVTMPHRSHEWPQTLAQLRLAFADPAFVVHGPIPAPFGDEGAANHMRLAPAHDTPGVEVFVYGERGGPFPARQHRQASTSIAGHHRLSPRATIFAQQSEAAIAAGAFHNDVVAVANESVLFAHEQAFEHREQFHAELRAALPAVEIVEVPAARVSLADAIASYLFNAQLVTLPGGGGMALILPTEARDTPAVWGWLQELVAGNGPIRRLEVVDVRESMANGGGPACLRLRVVADPATIDPRFLVDEAKLAAIEAVVRDHWPEHIAPDAIGDPALIATIERGHRALLEALDLVGLIDN; encoded by the coding sequence ATGCTGCGCGAGATCAATTTCGACGGGATCATCGGCCCGAGCCACAATTATGCCGGCCTAAGCCACGGCAACCTCGCGGCCACGCGCAATGCGGGCGGCACCTCGGCCCCGAAAGCGGCGGCGCTGCAGGGGCTGGCCAAGATGCGCGCGAACCTCGCGCTGGGACTGGTGCAGGGCATCCTGCTGCCGCACCGCCGGCCCGACCATGGCTGGCTGGCGACGCTCGCGACCGACTATGCTTCGGCCCCCGCGCACCTGCAGGCGCAGGCGCTGTCGGCCTCGGCGATGTGGGCGGCGAATGCGGCCACGGTCTCGCCCGCGCCCGACACCGCCGATGGCCGCTGCTACCTGACCGTCGCCAATCTGGTGACGATGCCGCATCGCAGCCACGAATGGCCGCAGACGCTGGCGCAGCTGCGGCTCGCCTTCGCGGACCCGGCGTTCGTGGTGCACGGCCCGATCCCGGCGCCGTTCGGCGACGAGGGCGCCGCCAACCATATGCGGCTTGCCCCCGCGCACGACACCCCCGGCGTCGAAGTCTTCGTCTATGGCGAGCGCGGCGGCCCCTTCCCCGCGCGCCAGCATCGCCAGGCGAGCACCAGCATCGCCGGCCACCACCGGCTGTCGCCACGCGCGACGATCTTCGCGCAGCAATCCGAAGCCGCGATCGCAGCGGGCGCGTTCCACAACGATGTCGTCGCGGTCGCCAACGAATCCGTCCTCTTCGCGCATGAGCAGGCGTTCGAGCATCGCGAGCAATTCCATGCCGAGCTTCGCGCCGCGCTGCCCGCGGTCGAGATCGTCGAGGTACCCGCGGCACGTGTAAGCCTGGCCGACGCCATCGCCTCCTATCTGTTCAACGCGCAGCTGGTGACGCTGCCCGGCGGCGGCGGCATGGCGCTGATCCTGCCGACCGAGGCGCGCGACACCCCCGCGGTGTGGGGCTGGCTGCAGGAACTGGTTGCGGGCAACGGGCCGATCCGGCGGCTCGAAGTGGTCGATGTCCGCGAATCGATGGCCAATGGCGGCGGGCCTGCCTGCCTGAGACTGCGGGTGGTTGCCGATCCGGCCACGATCGACCCACGATTCCTGGTCGACGAGGCAAAGCTCGCCGCGATCGAAGCCGTGGTACGCGACCATTGGCCCGAACACATCGCCCCCGATGCGATCGGCGACCCGGCATTGATCGCGACGATCGAGCGCGGCCACCGCGCGCTGCTCGAAGCGCTCGACCTTGTCGGGTTAATTGACAACTAA
- the purF gene encoding amidophosphoribosyltransferase, whose product MRTTNPFDDDKLREECGVFGVSGTDSAAALVALGLHALQHRGQEAAGISSYDGVQFHTHRAMGHVAGNFDRDDIIRQLPGTVAAGHVRYSTTGETALRNVQPLYADLASGGFAIAHNGNISNAMRLKRDLVRRGSIFQSTSDTEVIIHLVATSSYRSLLDKFIDALRQVEGAYSLICMTPEGMIACRDPLGIRPLVMGRLGDSVIFASETVALDVVGAEFVRAVDPGELVIVQGDDIRSIRPFAPVAPRPCIFEYVYFSRPDSIAEDRSIYSVRKAIGAQLAIENPVEADLIIPVPDSGTPAAIGYAQQSGIPFELGIIRSHYVGRTFIQPGDKVRHLGVKLKHNANRALIKGKRVVLIDDSIVRGTTSLKIVEMMREAGAAEIHMRIASPPTRHSCFYGVDTPERAKLLAAKFDVSGMTDFIHADSLAFVSIDGLYKALGEARRAEIRPKYCDACFTGDYPTTLTDQDESSPVEQFSMLEERVG is encoded by the coding sequence ATGCGAACCACCAATCCGTTCGATGACGACAAGCTGCGCGAGGAATGCGGTGTGTTCGGCGTTTCGGGAACCGACAGCGCCGCGGCGCTGGTCGCGCTCGGGCTCCACGCGCTGCAGCATCGCGGGCAGGAAGCTGCCGGCATCTCGAGCTATGACGGCGTCCAGTTCCACACCCATCGCGCGATGGGGCACGTCGCTGGCAATTTCGACCGCGACGACATCATCCGCCAGCTCCCCGGCACCGTCGCCGCCGGCCATGTCCGCTATTCGACCACCGGCGAGACCGCGCTGCGCAACGTCCAGCCGCTCTATGCCGACCTGGCCAGCGGCGGGTTCGCGATCGCCCACAACGGCAACATCTCCAACGCGATGCGGCTCAAGCGCGACCTGGTGCGCCGCGGTTCGATCTTCCAATCGACCAGCGATACCGAGGTCATCATCCACCTCGTTGCCACGTCGAGCTACCGTTCGCTGCTCGACAAGTTCATCGATGCGCTGCGCCAGGTCGAGGGCGCCTATTCGTTGATCTGCATGACCCCCGAGGGGATGATCGCCTGCCGCGATCCGCTCGGCATCCGCCCGCTGGTGATGGGCCGGCTCGGCGACAGCGTCATCTTCGCGTCGGAGACGGTCGCGCTCGACGTGGTTGGCGCTGAATTCGTTCGTGCGGTCGATCCGGGTGAGTTGGTGATCGTCCAGGGCGACGACATCCGCTCGATTCGGCCCTTCGCGCCGGTCGCGCCGCGCCCGTGCATCTTCGAATATGTCTATTTCTCGCGCCCCGATTCGATCGCCGAGGATCGCTCGATCTATTCGGTGCGCAAGGCAATCGGCGCGCAGCTGGCGATCGAGAATCCGGTCGAGGCCGACCTGATCATCCCCGTTCCCGATTCGGGCACCCCCGCGGCGATCGGCTATGCCCAGCAATCGGGGATTCCGTTCGAGCTCGGCATCATCCGCTCGCATTATGTCGGGCGCACCTTCATCCAGCCGGGCGACAAGGTCCGGCATCTCGGCGTCAAGCTGAAGCACAACGCCAACCGCGCGCTGATCAAGGGCAAGCGCGTGGTGCTGATCGACGATTCGATCGTCCGCGGCACCACCAGCCTGAAGATTGTCGAGATGATGCGCGAGGCGGGCGCCGCCGAGATCCACATGCGGATCGCCTCACCCCCCACTCGGCATAGCTGCTTCTACGGCGTCGACACCCCCGAGCGCGCCAAGCTGCTTGCGGCCAAGTTCGACGTCAGCGGGATGACCGATTTCATCCACGCCGACAGCCTCGCCTTCGTCTCGATCGACGGGCTCTACAAGGCGCTCGGCGAAGCCCGCCGCGCCGAGATCCGCCCCAAATATTGCGACGCCTGCTTCACCGGCGATTACCCCACGACGCTGACCGACCAGGACGAAAGCTCGCCCGTCGAGCAATTCTCGATGCTCGAAGAGCGCGTCGGCTAA
- a CDS encoding RNA pyrophosphohydrolase, giving the protein MTQHADLPYRPCAGVMLLNRHGLVFVGQRLDSTAEAWQMPQGGIDPGEDALDAAIRELGEETGVVPDLVELIARGGEELRYDLPDDLIGKLWKGKWRGQRQHWFLFRFLGEDHDIDIRTHEPEFRTWRWVEPAELPALIVPFKRELYGHILEMFAEPLGLRDEPAN; this is encoded by the coding sequence ATGACCCAGCATGCCGACCTGCCCTATCGCCCCTGCGCCGGGGTGATGCTGCTCAACCGCCACGGGCTGGTGTTCGTCGGCCAAAGGCTCGATTCCACCGCCGAGGCTTGGCAGATGCCGCAGGGCGGGATCGACCCCGGCGAGGACGCGCTCGACGCCGCGATCCGCGAGCTCGGCGAGGAAACCGGGGTGGTGCCCGATCTCGTCGAACTGATCGCGCGCGGCGGCGAGGAGCTGCGCTACGACCTGCCCGACGACCTCATCGGCAAATTGTGGAAGGGCAAATGGCGCGGCCAGCGCCAGCATTGGTTCCTGTTCCGCTTCCTGGGCGAGGATCACGACATCGACATCCGCACGCACGAGCCCGAATTCCGCACCTGGCGCTGGGTCGAGCCCGCCGAGCTTCCCGCGCTGATCGTGCCCTTCAAGCGCGAGCTGTACGGCCATATCCTCGAAATGTTCGCCGAACCGCTCGGCTTGCGCGACGAACCGGCGAACTGA